The genomic stretch ACAGAGCAGTGAAATGTGCAGCTACTGAAGACATTGGCAAGTATTGTAAACAAATGGAACCATGTTTTTGTCTCCCTATTCTCTTTTATATAATGTTAGACTCTTGTTTCAAAGTGAGCTGTCACACTTTGATGTTAGTTCATATGCTGTGGTTTCTATTTCATTATAAATAACAAAGCTAATGGTATCCTGAAGAGCACAGTAAAACCTACGCCTTCGTAACTCGCAGTTACAAGCATCTCATCTTTTTCTTGAAGTTTAATCATGGTGTATTTTGAATTCTTTAGACATGACACCAATCAAACATTTAAAAGGCACATTTAACTTCTTAGTAGAATTAGCaaaaaatgctttttaaaaaaaaacatatatatatatatatatatatatcctttCATCtttatgtataggcctatttgttaTTTCCATCATTAGATCATCCCAGAATCTGATTCTAATCTACAGAGGTTAGCACATACCTCTAATCCAGGTTTTCATTCAGAACAAATGCAGTGTTACTATGCAAGCCCCATATGGTACATACATTCCACATGCCCATGTCAGTCTGTAAATATGCACAACCTctatttccatttttttctccattaAGCGTTTGCATAGTATGCAGTAGGAAGTACAGCATACATACCTTTAATAGAAATATGTCAACTATGCTATGTGCTATATGATAGTTTATCTAGTTTAGTTTGCATTAATTTGCATTATGATAGATTAAATTAAATTATGATTAGGGACTCGGGAAATGGGAGTTATCTATATTATATCATGTATGCAGTAatttatgtttatttctgtTCCATTGTAAAGCTAATGTTTGTCTATTTGATTATTAATAATGCATGCCTATATCTAACAACAAGCTGGTGTGATATTTCATTGGAGCTAATGGCCGTCCGgctgtatatacagtagcagTCAGGACCTGGATCATCATTAAAGCGACACATGCTTTGCTCTGTTATGGATAATGGTTTGAAAGGCTATATTAAAGGCTCTGACCAGAATAACTCGGTCCTTTCCTACCAAGGGTTGCTGCAAATGACGTCTCTCATGAGCCATCAGTGCCCTTCACTGATAGCCTTAATTAGCTTAAACAGGTAATTGCGAGAGTCGCTGGTGAGCAGTTCCCGTCGGAGATGAGCGCTCCGGGACTCATCCGCCGCGTGATCATTGGGATTTCACACTCTATCTGCTCTGACCCGCTGCTTGTGTGCCCccgtgtgtgttttccagggCGTCGCACTGGCCTCCCTCTTCTTCATCCTGGTGTCCATCACCACCTTCTGCCTGGAGACCCACGAGGCCTTCAACTTACCCAAGACCCACCGGGAGAACGTGACGACGGGCAACGTCACCGTGGAGGTGGTCACCCACCAGATGATCACCACGCCGGGGCTGATCATGGTGGAGGGCGTGTGCGTGGTGTGGTTCACCTTCGAGTTCCTGGTGCGCGTGGTCTGCTGCCCCAACAAGCTCCTCTTCCTGAAGAACACGCTCAACCTCATTGACTTTGTGGCCATCCTGCCCTTCTACCTGGAGATGAGCCTGAGCGGCATCTCGTCCAAGGCGGCGTCCGACGTGCTGGGCTTCCTGCGCGTGGTGCGCTTCGTGCGCATCCTGCGCATCTTCAAGCTCACGCGCCACTTCGTGGGCCTGCGCGTCCTGGCCCACACGCTGCGCGCCAGCATCAACGAGTTCTGCCTGCTCATCATCTTCCTCGGCCTCGGCGTGCTCATCTTCGCCACCATGATCTACTACGCCGAGCGCATCGGCGCGCACCCGGGCGACCCGCGGGGCACCAACCACACGTGCTTCAAGAACATTCCCATCAGCTTCTGGTGGGCGGTGGTGACCATGACCACCCTGGGCTACGGGGACATGTATCCGAAGACGTGGCTGGGCATGATGGTGGGCGCTCTCTGTGCCCTCGCTGGCGTGCTGACCATCGCCATGCCCGTGCCTGTCATCGTCAACAACTTTGGGATGTACTACTCGCTGGCCATGGCCAAGCAGAAGCTGcccaagaagaggaagaagcacAATCCCAACCCGGATGTACCGACAGACTCGGCCTCGTTTGGGAAGTCCGACTGTAACTCCCCTCCAGACAGCACGCAGAGCGATACGTTCCCTCTGGCTGCTGAGGAGAACAGTGGACGTAGCCGCTCAGGTAGGCAGAATGTATGGTAGAGGAAGATAAAGTCTAGTTCTCTCATATGACTTGTGTCAAGCAATGCCAATCAAGTTAGCCTCCCACTCAACCAATGGTTGCATTGCTATTATTTGGTTATACTTCAATTGAaggtatctacagtacatgagtgacatgacactgtcatgatcTTGTCAAAAACATTAAACAAGTCAAAAACGTTTATGACATAACGTTGTCATGACAATCTATAATGTCAGTCTACAATGTTAGTTTTTCTAAAATTATAGAAGACACCATCATGTGTATAAAACATACAAAAGtttattttttcaaacaatTTAGTACACTGTAGTACAGTTTACAGAATTCAGTACTATTCTGCCTATGTGAATATCAAAATAAAGAGCTTGCATGTAAActattaatgaaaataaaacaatattgtgTTTTTGAAGATCGATATAGTACTGCCAAATTAAATATTGCAATATCAGAATAGATTATTATCGATTTTTTCTTACAACCCAATTAGCACACCGAGTTATAGTTTGCGTTCTTATTTCTctaatgcatttattttatagtATTTGCTAGAATAAAAGGCCTATACTAGCAATTTGCACATCTCAAGACATAGACAGAATGTCTCAACTTTTTCATGCATGCAACTCCTCCATGCACTTTTG from Sardina pilchardus chromosome 7, fSarPil1.1, whole genome shotgun sequence encodes the following:
- the kcnc4 gene encoding LOW QUALITY PROTEIN: potassium voltage-gated channel subfamily C member 4 (The sequence of the model RefSeq protein was modified relative to this genomic sequence to represent the inferred CDS: inserted 1 base in 1 codon), with translation MISSVCVSSYRGRKSGNKPPSKTCLKEEMARGEDSDKIIINVGGTRHETYKSTXKTLPGTRLAWLADPDSQVNSDGDTGPRLSTNELFFDRHPGIFSYVLNYYRTGKLHCPADVCGPLFEEELAFWGIDETDVEPCCWMTYRQHRDAEEALEIFEPPEPDDNEDDREPSRRFGIEDCPDRSRGCCEVWQPRVWALFDDPYSSRAARGVALASLFFILVSITTFCLETHEAFNLPKTHRENVTTGNVTVEVVTHQMITTPGLIMVEGVCVVWFTFEFLVRVVCCPNKLLFLKNTLNLIDFVAILPFYLEMSLSGISSKAASDVLGFLRVVRFVRILRIFKLTRHFVGLRVLAHTLRASINEFCLLIIFLGLGVLIFATMIYYAERIGAHPGDPRGTNHTCFKNIPISFWWAVVTMTTLGYGDMYPKTWLGMMVGALCALAGVLTIAMPVPVIVNNFGMYYSLAMAKQKLPKKRKKHNPNPDVPTDSASFGKSDCNSPPDSTQSDTFPLAAEENSGRSRSDSKQNGDANVALSEEEECGPTQPLSPSEKWTLRRARARDKTKKEAACFLLTSGDFTCATDTTVRTGTGKGESNV